One genomic window of Halobacterium noricense includes the following:
- a CDS encoding PadR family transcriptional regulator translates to MHDLTGFQRDILYVIAGLDEPHGLAVKDELEDYYEQDINHGRLYPNLDGLVDKGLVEKGELDKRTNVYTLTQRGRREIAARRDWESQYVDFSE, encoded by the coding sequence ATGCACGATTTAACTGGATTCCAGCGGGACATCTTGTATGTGATCGCCGGGCTTGACGAACCACATGGGCTCGCAGTTAAGGACGAACTTGAGGACTACTACGAGCAAGACATCAATCACGGCCGACTCTATCCGAATCTCGATGGCCTCGTCGACAAAGGCCTCGTCGAGAAGGGCGAACTCGACAAACGCACGAACGTGTACACGCTCACACAGCGTGGCCGCCGTGAAATTGCTGCTCGTCGTGACTGGGAATCCCAGTACGTCGACTTCAGCGAGTAA
- a CDS encoding DUF1931 domain-containing protein, producing the protein MSDLIVKAAVKDELSEHNVSADFYDALNEEVAELLDDAADRAEANNRKTVQPRDL; encoded by the coding sequence ATGTCTGACCTCATCGTCAAAGCAGCCGTGAAGGACGAACTTTCGGAGCACAACGTCTCGGCCGATTTCTACGACGCCCTCAACGAGGAAGTCGCTGAACTGCTCGATGACGCCGCCGACCGTGCCGAAGCGAACAACCGGAAGACGGTCCAGCCTCGCGACCTGTAG
- the xseA gene encoding exodeoxyribonuclease VII large subunit has product MADAPDTERQAVEPDAREVLSVSQLNDRIASVVQDTPALNGVRCIGEVTDLHQNSTALYFTLTDGDAELPGMIWANRYREMDADLEDGTEVILEGDIDYWVEGGKIDLKPWEVIVVGNGDQAAAVERLRSELEERGWFDDEQKQQPPAFPERIGVVTSFRGDARYDIQNEIHGQDPTVNILVKDATVQGSNAPTSIANGIHHLDRSEDVDAIIVGRGGGSDSNLQAFNTERVAEAIFTANTPMVTAIGHTDDRLIADQVADVATITPTAAGEYIANSRNDFLASEIEPLEQQLDATYETFQQEHEHEAKLAEAVEEVTAPEGLPPVYYKAAIAVLLVLLLLITALWLGVI; this is encoded by the coding sequence ATGGCGGACGCACCGGATACCGAACGGCAGGCGGTCGAACCCGATGCGAGAGAGGTCCTTAGCGTGTCCCAGCTGAACGACCGGATCGCGTCGGTCGTCCAGGACACGCCTGCTCTCAACGGCGTCCGCTGTATTGGCGAGGTCACCGACCTGCACCAGAACAGTACGGCGCTCTACTTCACGCTCACCGACGGCGACGCCGAGCTCCCCGGTATGATCTGGGCGAACCGTTACCGGGAGATGGACGCCGACCTCGAGGACGGGACCGAAGTCATCCTCGAGGGCGATATCGACTACTGGGTCGAAGGTGGGAAAATCGATCTCAAACCGTGGGAGGTGATCGTCGTCGGCAACGGCGACCAAGCGGCTGCCGTCGAGCGACTGCGAAGCGAACTCGAAGAGCGTGGCTGGTTTGATGACGAGCAGAAACAGCAACCGCCGGCGTTCCCGGAACGAATCGGCGTCGTCACGTCCTTTCGAGGAGACGCCCGGTACGACATCCAGAACGAGATCCACGGACAGGACCCCACCGTCAACATCCTGGTGAAGGACGCAACCGTCCAAGGATCGAACGCGCCGACGTCCATCGCGAACGGCATCCACCATCTCGACCGCTCGGAGGACGTCGACGCCATCATCGTCGGCCGTGGCGGTGGGAGCGATTCGAACCTCCAAGCCTTCAACACCGAACGGGTCGCGGAGGCGATCTTCACCGCGAATACCCCGATGGTCACGGCGATTGGACACACCGATGACCGGCTCATCGCGGATCAGGTGGCGGACGTCGCGACGATCACGCCGACCGCCGCCGGCGAGTATATCGCGAACTCCCGGAATGACTTTCTCGCCAGCGAGATCGAGCCGCTAGAGCAGCAACTTGACGCTACGTACGAGACCTTCCAGCAGGAGCACGAACACGAGGCGAAACTGGCAGAGGCTGTCGAGGAGGTGACGGCACCAGAGGGTCTTCCGCCAGTCTACTACAAGGCCGCTATTGCCGTGCTTCTGGTGCTGTTGCTGCTCATCACTGCGCTCTGGCTGGGGGTGATCTAA
- a CDS encoding ISH3-like element ISH27-2 family transposase, which produces MSTTQQADSEIHEDQLLNFLVNCLDEEVSLNLANNAEIGAEDIYEVLVGATADGTSISTLCNSSEDSPSANTILYHLRTKFEPERLERVANTLLRRDIVELLPEQVEVCADLHLRPYYGDEDDTENLYHSEAKRGTTAFHAYATLYARVKNKRYTLAVRRLEDGDTASSVLAEFLGVLDGLDTEVKAVYLDRGFYDSKCLTLLQTHNYAYVVPIIRWGEAIQQELSEGWSRVIQHDLTGKLDGHSWTVEFPVYIDCTYLNGRYDEHGVARHGYAADAPFIENPRDARYHYSKRFGIESSYRLSEQAIATTTTRDSTVRLLYVVVSLLLQNTWRYLHYEYVATPRRGGRRLWWWPYKEFVNMVRRAAWTALAVRRAVPANRPPDDRFHR; this is translated from the coding sequence GTGTCTACGACCCAGCAAGCAGACAGTGAGATTCACGAGGACCAGCTCCTTAACTTCCTCGTCAACTGCCTTGACGAGGAAGTTTCTCTCAACCTCGCCAACAACGCTGAAATCGGTGCAGAGGACATCTACGAGGTCCTCGTCGGCGCGACCGCCGACGGGACCTCGATCTCGACGCTGTGCAACTCCAGTGAAGACTCCCCATCGGCGAACACGATTCTCTATCATCTACGGACGAAGTTCGAGCCGGAACGGCTCGAACGCGTCGCTAACACGCTTCTTCGCCGAGACATCGTCGAACTGCTCCCCGAGCAGGTGGAGGTCTGCGCAGACCTCCACCTGCGGCCCTACTACGGTGATGAAGACGACACGGAGAACCTCTATCACTCGGAAGCCAAGCGTGGAACCACCGCATTCCACGCCTACGCCACACTCTACGCGCGTGTGAAGAACAAACGCTACACGCTGGCGGTGCGCCGTCTCGAAGACGGCGACACCGCCAGCAGCGTCCTCGCTGAGTTCCTTGGTGTACTCGACGGCCTTGACACCGAGGTCAAGGCCGTCTATCTTGATCGCGGATTCTACGACAGCAAGTGTCTCACGCTGTTACAGACGCACAACTACGCCTACGTTGTCCCGATCATCCGGTGGGGTGAAGCGATTCAGCAGGAACTCTCGGAAGGGTGGAGTCGCGTCATCCAACACGATCTGACGGGGAAACTCGACGGTCACAGCTGGACCGTCGAGTTTCCCGTCTACATCGACTGTACGTACCTGAACGGACGGTACGACGAGCACGGCGTGGCGCGTCACGGCTACGCCGCTGACGCGCCGTTCATCGAGAATCCACGCGACGCTCGATACCACTACTCGAAACGGTTCGGTATCGAGTCGAGCTATCGGTTGTCTGAGCAAGCGATAGCGACGACAACGACGCGAGACTCCACGGTGAGACTGCTGTACGTCGTGGTGAGTCTGCTGTTGCAGAACACGTGGCGGTATCTGCACTACGAATACGTGGCGACGCCGCGCCGAGGCGGGCGTCGCCTCTGGTGGTGGCCGTACAAGGAGTTCGTGAATATGGTTCGACGGGCAGCGTGGACGGCCCTCGCGGTGCGTCGGGCCGTCCCCGCGAACCGGCCACCAGACGACCGGTTCCACCGGTAG
- a CDS encoding exodeoxyribonuclease VII small subunit: protein MIIEQLHADECNLDEGTALHEEGQELLTEVREILDEGSGEVVELE, encoded by the coding sequence CTGATTATTGAGCAACTCCACGCGGACGAGTGCAATCTCGATGAAGGCACAGCACTCCACGAGGAAGGCCAGGAGCTCTTGACTGAGGTGCGAGAAATCCTCGACGAGGGAAGTGGAGAAGTTGTGGAGCTCGAGTAA
- a CDS encoding VirB4 family type IV secretion system protein, whose amino-acid sequence MPTMRNLVLQTGSGAVGQLTEWLMNPTSGEGAALYILLAVLVGIGGKLLWEWYADDDEEEVEFSDLLDEETIEQGAAERQLLDDIAESHKTVTAPAAIEWETRAARVGEQWTTTLYIADYPDYPNDGYLSELFEMTDVQFDLTAHITPKNQERARNELQDIADDLQVDADLEQSVRSAYLQERANEAAATYKAVENGANVFDQGMFITVRADEKDALRDAVQKVKSALRDDPANLTPKTAICRQDLALQSAAPIGDNEFGRTSIALGGAVGALLSSPHNATILEEGGVEFGIHKDNQSPVVIDPFARDNGYAMFTVGDTGSGKSFSSKQNFIRSIEQSKDRIGIILEPLNNWAGVAEALDAKRITVGGTLGLNPLEIRETPEHVQRAMGEDASPFNEKLDDAMSFLTNFFALRGISLGDRRTTLELGLKRAYKRNGITDDISTHGNPSPTIQDMMDVFEDMVDDPEEFVVRSDEEAGKIKEDATWLLDQLRPFEDDGRHGNLGQESDFDIRDEKVIYLDLAQQEGSVDSSTALTMQLLISLVYERAKVSEKEVVFYIDEARYIMQDAASLAFLETVFRHHRHHDLSIRLVTQTVDEFFEHAESEAILDQCAVKQFHRLDGMDEEWADEFGLNYAQMRFVQDAVPGNEDAGFSEALVGVDGEWRGIQVKAMPKEKQVIDFDPTSQVRSSLPGAGDDAVDTEMEEFQEELEHRATNGTNETSELNEESDAVEAEPDGGSTEGTNDG is encoded by the coding sequence ATGCCCACGATGCGTAACCTCGTCCTCCAGACGGGCAGCGGAGCCGTCGGCCAGCTCACGGAGTGGCTCATGAACCCAACCTCAGGTGAAGGTGCGGCTCTCTACATTCTGCTCGCGGTACTGGTCGGGATCGGCGGGAAACTCCTCTGGGAGTGGTACGCTGATGACGACGAGGAGGAGGTCGAGTTCTCAGACCTCCTGGATGAGGAGACCATCGAACAGGGCGCGGCCGAACGCCAGCTCCTCGACGACATCGCTGAGTCACACAAGACGGTGACCGCGCCGGCGGCGATCGAGTGGGAGACGCGCGCGGCTCGGGTCGGCGAGCAGTGGACGACGACGCTGTACATCGCTGACTACCCGGACTACCCCAACGACGGCTACCTCTCCGAGCTCTTCGAGATGACGGACGTGCAGTTCGATTTGACGGCCCACATCACGCCGAAGAACCAGGAGCGGGCCCGGAACGAACTCCAGGACATCGCTGACGACCTCCAGGTGGACGCTGACCTCGAACAGAGCGTGCGGAGTGCCTACCTACAGGAACGCGCCAACGAGGCCGCAGCGACGTACAAGGCCGTCGAGAACGGCGCGAATGTCTTCGACCAGGGGATGTTCATCACGGTACGAGCCGACGAAAAGGATGCCCTCCGCGACGCCGTCCAGAAAGTCAAGAGCGCGCTCCGCGACGACCCGGCGAACCTCACGCCGAAGACGGCGATCTGTCGGCAGGATCTCGCCCTCCAATCCGCCGCGCCCATCGGTGACAACGAGTTCGGGCGGACGTCGATTGCGCTCGGCGGCGCCGTCGGTGCGTTACTGTCTTCGCCGCACAACGCAACGATCCTCGAGGAAGGCGGCGTCGAGTTCGGCATCCACAAGGACAACCAGAGCCCGGTCGTCATCGACCCGTTCGCGCGGGACAACGGCTACGCGATGTTCACCGTCGGCGACACCGGGTCGGGGAAGTCGTTCAGTTCGAAGCAGAACTTCATCCGGTCGATCGAGCAGAGCAAGGACCGTATCGGCATCATCCTCGAGCCACTGAATAACTGGGCGGGGGTCGCCGAAGCCCTCGACGCCAAACGCATCACGGTCGGCGGGACGCTCGGCTTGAACCCCTTGGAGATTCGGGAGACGCCCGAGCACGTCCAGCGGGCGATGGGCGAGGACGCGAGCCCGTTCAACGAGAAGCTCGACGACGCCATGAGCTTCCTCACCAACTTCTTCGCGCTACGGGGCATCTCACTCGGAGACCGCCGGACGACGCTCGAACTCGGGCTCAAGCGGGCGTACAAGCGCAACGGCATCACCGACGACATCTCGACGCACGGCAACCCGAGCCCGACGATTCAGGATATGATGGACGTCTTCGAGGATATGGTCGACGACCCCGAGGAGTTCGTCGTCCGGTCCGACGAGGAGGCGGGGAAGATCAAAGAGGACGCGACGTGGCTCCTTGACCAGCTCCGCCCCTTCGAGGACGACGGTCGGCACGGCAACCTCGGCCAAGAGTCCGACTTCGATATCCGCGACGAGAAGGTCATCTACCTCGACCTCGCCCAGCAGGAGGGCAGCGTCGACAGCAGCACGGCGCTGACGATGCAGCTACTCATCTCGCTGGTGTACGAGCGGGCGAAAGTCTCGGAGAAGGAGGTCGTGTTCTACATCGACGAGGCGCGCTACATCATGCAGGACGCCGCGAGCTTGGCGTTCCTTGAGACGGTGTTCCGCCACCACCGGCACCACGACCTCTCGATCCGGCTGGTCACGCAGACTGTCGACGAGTTCTTCGAGCACGCCGAGTCCGAGGCCATTCTGGATCAGTGTGCGGTCAAGCAGTTCCACCGCCTCGACGGGATGGACGAGGAGTGGGCCGACGAGTTCGGGCTGAACTACGCGCAGATGCGGTTCGTCCAGGACGCCGTGCCGGGCAACGAGGACGCCGGCTTCTCCGAGGCCCTCGTGGGCGTCGACGGCGAGTGGCGCGGCATTCAGGTCAAAGCGATGCCCAAGGAGAAGCAGGTCATCGACTTCGACCCGACCTCACAGGTCCGGTCCTCACTGCCCGGCGCCGGCGACGACGCCGTCGATACCGAGATGGAGGAGTTCCAGGAAGAGCTCGAGCATCGAGCAACGAACGGAACGAACGAAACGAGCGAACTGAACGAGGAATCAGACGCCGTCGAAGCTGAGCCAGACGGCGGGTCAACGGAGGGGACCAACGATGGCTGA
- a CDS encoding ATP-binding protein: MAEYLRITPTSERLDPESISRVLDSLHKLTTPGSSGLGAKLNPLHSETPPRFEFLAISDGPDDPVEFYYGADAHLDTLEKRLRSIYPATFDIERVDVDVAARLIQPVELTPQEFVDHYEAGRLQYEFGPAEQYEIVDEESGDSEPAEADPVVDGGTATTSVPDHHVTVGDAALELAPPDALPDDEEERRAIEKPTMTPAGTILARPAQDAVSPLGVRWCGTASRKQDWMTSLTPFTAEETNGDLSSVDEPGAALASLIDHLMEATAPTAFQVVFQRRASWQSDAEVRKEDLVDGRDTFFQEVVGSLLEVEEQRSDQDDRQLSEAVEKRIEYIDAKNAKRSFTVNIRAVGVPTDDTRDDLDGRMDSLLPVFDPLDGPFYEVEGQRLRDSGFREKTKEKKARAALQRLLNRELTTGRGKTRSELVLCGTELANFVLVPSSEQLTVEGTRGTRAEQQSRNPLPWPNPDLIQQFQDGMAIGYALDENGEPRPNPIRIPPDLLPTHYGRFASTGGGKSKAIINDALSLRETTGGPVVLVDPKGDGMCENYLRCHYERFGGLDDVYHFRVPETIPAFSFFDIRPALEAGRNREDAIQDKVDHFHDILRMIMGREQYGQAFVANEILSYLIKALFDEEYGNDVFGLDDLFAAALRMQRDQTIPPVSADNQNIEESLTRHFAKDNHQFQVSMDAVGNRLDKLKEDAHLRRIFSHVPEQNDAGEYVDNRFDFREFLDEDATIIFDLGDLRPEAQRAITLLLLSNLWDAVQVRRRDGQTDYEKLTNLIIEEAAPVASTKLVSEQLLPQGRSFGLSMGLVMQFPEQVRNRNERAYDEVLNNIKTKLIGNISIERDLAESLAHEDLSPTELRNRINTLPSGEWIAQLPSPSFGETGPPPFSLKPLPIAPGHPESDQPLTEPQEAHFESVSRPRMVERTQAQYGLTEPTESNTAPEESSWGSSGAETTGSAADADSGTDPTQSAFISESTTEDASTSTTQPETDSDPDADESKMSPLFGQATETDEESTGDQTSEPENGATPVQESNVPVPDDELRQRGLSRDDVRFLNRVLDVMNREDDEYTLLDRMSQLRDEYDDLHMEQLTEQDLLEADSAAGRKYYTVLPDGRDLLGRELKAGPGAGDLGEKTPHKVGVRLLELWLQQRDDVVRVDPYYETDDGTVLDVAGFDEDGDLVWTGEAELASNNRHAPVEDYDKLSAVDADAIWAFNNRETALDVLDSLADADRVDERVSGRDARSFATIRDAVDEFDASGLTTVRGFKNLDRELNQ, encoded by the coding sequence ATGGCTGAGTACCTGCGCATCACGCCGACATCCGAGCGGCTTGACCCGGAGAGTATCTCCCGCGTCCTCGACAGCCTCCACAAACTGACCACGCCCGGCTCGTCGGGCCTCGGGGCGAAGCTGAACCCACTCCACAGTGAGACACCACCCCGATTCGAGTTCCTCGCGATCAGTGATGGCCCGGACGACCCGGTAGAGTTCTACTACGGGGCCGATGCCCACCTCGATACGCTTGAGAAGCGCCTCCGATCCATCTATCCAGCCACGTTCGACATCGAACGCGTCGACGTCGACGTCGCCGCTCGGCTCATTCAGCCAGTCGAGCTCACACCGCAGGAATTCGTCGACCACTACGAAGCCGGGCGGCTGCAGTACGAGTTTGGCCCGGCAGAACAGTACGAGATCGTCGACGAGGAATCAGGGGACTCCGAGCCAGCCGAAGCGGATCCCGTTGTCGACGGCGGTACGGCAACCACGAGCGTCCCCGATCATCACGTGACTGTCGGAGACGCAGCCCTCGAACTAGCGCCGCCAGATGCACTTCCAGACGACGAGGAAGAGCGACGGGCCATCGAGAAGCCGACGATGACACCGGCGGGAACGATTCTGGCTCGCCCGGCACAAGACGCTGTCTCGCCACTCGGTGTCCGGTGGTGTGGCACCGCGTCGCGGAAGCAGGACTGGATGACCTCGCTGACGCCGTTCACGGCAGAGGAAACGAACGGCGATCTCTCGTCCGTCGACGAACCGGGCGCGGCGCTGGCGTCGTTGATCGACCACCTGATGGAGGCGACAGCGCCGACCGCGTTCCAGGTCGTCTTCCAACGGCGCGCCAGCTGGCAGTCCGATGCGGAGGTGCGGAAAGAGGACCTCGTCGACGGCAGGGATACGTTCTTCCAGGAGGTCGTCGGGTCGTTGCTCGAGGTCGAGGAGCAACGGAGCGACCAGGACGACCGGCAGCTCAGCGAGGCCGTCGAGAAGCGCATCGAGTACATCGACGCGAAGAACGCCAAACGGTCGTTCACGGTCAACATCCGGGCCGTCGGCGTCCCCACCGACGACACTCGCGACGACCTCGATGGCCGGATGGACTCGCTCCTCCCGGTGTTCGACCCGCTGGATGGACCGTTCTACGAGGTCGAGGGACAACGCCTCCGGGACAGCGGGTTCCGTGAGAAAACGAAGGAGAAGAAGGCACGGGCGGCTCTCCAGCGCCTCCTCAATCGCGAGTTGACGACGGGCCGGGGGAAGACCCGCTCCGAGCTGGTTCTCTGTGGGACGGAGCTCGCGAACTTCGTCCTCGTCCCCTCCTCCGAACAGTTGACCGTCGAAGGGACGCGGGGGACCAGAGCCGAACAGCAGAGTCGGAACCCGCTCCCGTGGCCAAATCCGGATCTGATCCAGCAGTTCCAGGACGGGATGGCCATCGGCTACGCGCTCGACGAAAACGGCGAGCCACGACCCAACCCGATCCGGATCCCGCCGGACCTGTTGCCAACGCATTACGGGCGGTTCGCGTCGACTGGTGGCGGGAAATCAAAGGCCATCATCAACGACGCGCTCTCGCTTCGCGAGACGACGGGTGGCCCCGTCGTCCTCGTCGACCCGAAGGGCGACGGAATGTGTGAGAACTACCTGCGCTGCCACTACGAACGGTTCGGTGGTCTCGACGACGTCTACCACTTCCGCGTCCCGGAGACCATCCCCGCGTTCTCGTTCTTCGACATCCGCCCCGCGCTCGAAGCGGGCCGCAACCGTGAGGACGCGATTCAAGACAAGGTCGACCACTTCCACGACATCCTTCGGATGATTATGGGTCGCGAGCAGTACGGCCAGGCGTTCGTCGCGAACGAGATTCTCAGCTACCTGATCAAGGCACTGTTCGACGAGGAGTACGGGAACGACGTGTTCGGGCTGGACGACCTCTTCGCCGCCGCCCTCCGGATGCAGCGCGATCAGACGATTCCCCCGGTCTCAGCGGACAATCAGAACATCGAGGAATCGCTGACGCGCCACTTCGCGAAGGACAACCACCAGTTCCAGGTGTCGATGGACGCCGTCGGAAACCGCCTCGACAAGCTCAAAGAGGACGCGCATCTCCGCCGGATCTTCAGCCACGTCCCCGAGCAGAACGACGCCGGCGAGTACGTCGACAACCGATTCGACTTCCGCGAGTTCCTCGATGAAGACGCCACCATCATCTTCGACCTCGGCGACCTGCGGCCGGAGGCCCAACGAGCGATCACACTGCTGCTGTTGAGCAACCTCTGGGACGCCGTGCAGGTGCGCCGACGCGACGGCCAGACCGACTACGAGAAGCTCACGAATCTCATCATCGAGGAAGCGGCGCCGGTCGCGTCGACGAAGCTCGTCTCCGAGCAGCTACTGCCGCAGGGCCGGTCGTTCGGCCTGAGTATGGGGCTCGTGATGCAGTTCCCTGAACAGGTGCGGAACCGGAACGAGCGAGCCTATGACGAGGTGCTGAACAACATCAAGACGAAGCTCATCGGCAACATCTCGATCGAACGCGACCTCGCAGAGTCGCTTGCCCACGAGGACCTCTCTCCAACCGAACTCCGCAACCGAATCAACACGCTCCCAAGTGGCGAGTGGATTGCACAACTCCCGAGCCCGTCGTTCGGGGAGACTGGTCCGCCGCCGTTTTCACTGAAACCGCTCCCGATTGCGCCGGGGCATCCAGAAAGCGACCAGCCGCTCACAGAACCCCAGGAAGCCCATTTCGAGTCCGTGTCCCGGCCACGGATGGTCGAGCGGACACAGGCCCAGTACGGGCTAACAGAGCCGACTGAGTCGAACACTGCTCCGGAAGAGTCTAGCTGGGGGAGTTCGGGTGCCGAAACGACAGGCTCGGCTGCCGACGCCGACTCAGGAACGGACCCGACGCAATCCGCGTTCATCAGCGAATCGACGACCGAGGACGCGTCGACGTCGACTACGCAGCCCGAGACGGACAGCGACCCAGATGCAGACGAGTCAAAGATGAGTCCCCTGTTCGGGCAGGCCACCGAGACGGACGAGGAGTCAACTGGTGACCAAACATCGGAGCCGGAGAACGGGGCAACGCCCGTCCAGGAAAGTAACGTGCCCGTCCCCGATGACGAACTCCGACAACGCGGGCTCAGCCGTGACGACGTCCGGTTCCTGAATCGGGTCCTCGACGTGATGAACAGAGAGGACGATGAGTACACGCTGCTGGACAGGATGAGCCAGCTTCGGGACGAATACGACGACCTCCATATGGAGCAGCTCACGGAACAGGACCTCTTGGAAGCGGACTCCGCGGCCGGGCGCAAGTACTACACCGTTCTCCCGGACGGTCGAGACCTCCTCGGGAGAGAATTGAAGGCGGGGCCAGGAGCGGGCGATCTCGGCGAGAAAACGCCACACAAGGTTGGCGTCCGGCTCCTCGAGCTCTGGCTCCAGCAGCGGGATGACGTCGTTCGCGTGGACCCGTACTACGAAACCGACGACGGCACGGTACTGGACGTGGCCGGCTTCGACGAGGACGGCGATCTCGTCTGGACCGGCGAAGCAGAGCTCGCGAGTAACAATCGGCACGCCCCGGTCGAGGATTACGACAAACTCAGCGCGGTGGACGCCGACGCGATCTGGGCCTTCAACAATCGCGAGACGGCGCTCGACGTCCTAGATAGCCTTGCCGACGCGGATCGGGTCGACGAGCGGGTCAGCGGGCGGGATGCACGGTCGTTCGCGACCATCAGAGACGCCGTCGACGAGTTCGATGCTTCGGGGCTGACCACCGTTCGGGGCTTCAAAAATCTCGATCGAGAACTCAACCAATGA
- a CDS encoding bifunctional DNA primase/polymerase: protein MTWRQATREEIYAYYTEEFPRYLDDLPEFITATGPKQYAIAFRESHPVRKDEVPAKDFIRRDTWQTDPSGDRTTPEFNDFEDVVEFIRHPARNDPLGRSKFALADPEVLEKPDPRPDAVYYALDHWERPWVLLVDIDAKEIARNRADEMVSADGDDRDDDALLDAAGILDAAPEGHPYAFEDVDRAIEYGFEVRDIFEDDFDAEETMVVYSGQGVHVYLLDTDPAHRYDEQSREVLNDLLLETYDIPIDPVVTADRRRVARLPYSLHADVCSIVQPIESPAFDVRSAIPEVIDE from the coding sequence ATGACCTGGCGACAGGCGACCCGCGAGGAGATTTACGCCTACTACACTGAGGAGTTCCCCCGCTATCTGGACGACCTGCCGGAATTCATCACGGCGACCGGCCCGAAACAGTACGCCATCGCCTTCCGAGAGTCCCACCCGGTTCGCAAAGACGAGGTGCCGGCCAAGGACTTCATCCGGCGGGATACGTGGCAGACAGATCCGTCGGGGGACCGAACGACGCCCGAGTTCAACGACTTCGAGGATGTCGTCGAGTTCATTCGACACCCAGCTCGCAACGACCCGCTGGGGCGGAGCAAGTTCGCGCTTGCTGATCCGGAGGTGCTGGAGAAACCGGACCCACGGCCCGACGCCGTCTACTACGCGCTAGATCACTGGGAACGACCCTGGGTCCTCCTCGTCGACATCGACGCGAAAGAGATCGCCCGAAACCGAGCGGACGAGATGGTCTCGGCGGACGGCGACGATCGGGACGACGATGCGCTCCTCGACGCTGCGGGTATCCTCGACGCCGCTCCCGAGGGGCATCCGTACGCCTTCGAAGACGTCGACCGCGCCATCGAGTACGGGTTCGAAGTGCGCGACATCTTCGAGGACGATTTCGACGCCGAGGAGACGATGGTCGTCTACAGCGGGCAGGGAGTCCACGTCTACCTGCTGGATACCGACCCGGCGCACCGATACGACGAGCAGAGTCGCGAGGTGTTGAACGACCTCCTCCTCGAGACGTACGACATCCCGATCGACCCCGTCGTGACGGCCGACCGCCGGCGTGTCGCTCGGCTGCCCTACTCGCTGCACGCCGACGTCTGTAGCATCGTTCAACCAATCGAGAGCCCGGCGTTCGACGTTCGGTCGGCGATACCCGAGGTGATCGACGAATGA